The following proteins are encoded in a genomic region of Peromyscus maniculatus bairdii isolate BWxNUB_F1_BW_parent chromosome 12, HU_Pman_BW_mat_3.1, whole genome shotgun sequence:
- the LOC143268073 gene encoding 5-formyltetrahydrofolate cyclo-ligase-like isoform X1 has translation MRRVSIHTLTSRFKFNSFPCVYHLVANRFAVYWVTEMKKMIVAPEGSEDLAEEAVIAHSQYQNSKRISIFLSMQDEIDMEEIIKDIFRQGEICFIPRYQFQSNHMDMDMRLASPEEISLLPQTSWNIHQPREGDVWEEALSTADFHSADRHHPSISY, from the exons ATGCGGAGAGTGTCGATCCACACCCTCACCTCCCGGTTTAAATTTAATTCATTCCCATGTGTTTATCACCTAGTAGCAAACCGTTTTGCTGTGTATTGGGTTACAGAGATGAAAAAGATGATCGTTGCCCCCGAAGGATCAGAAGATCTAGCAGAGGAAGCAG TGATTGCCCACAGTCAGTATCAGAATTCCAAAAGAATTTCCATCTTTTTGAGCATGCAAGATGAAATTGACATGGAAGAGATCATCAAGGACATTTTCAGACAAGGTGAAATCTGCTTCATCCCTCGGTACCAATTCCAGAGCAATCACATGGACATGGACATGAGATTAGCATCACCTGAAGAGATCTCTTTACTTCCCCAAACATCCTGGAATATTCATCAGCCTCGTGAGGGAGATGTTTGGGAGGAGGCCTtatccacag CAGATTTCCACTCGGCTGACAGACACCATCCAAGCATCAGCTACTAA
- the LOC143268073 gene encoding 5-formyltetrahydrofolate cyclo-ligase-like isoform X2 — translation MRRVSIHTLTSRFKFNSFPCVYHLVANRFAVYWVTEMKKMIVAPEGSEDLAEEAVIAHSQYQNSKRISIFLSMQDEIDMEEIIKDIFRQGEICFIPRYQFQSNHMDMDMRLASPEEISLLPQTSWNIHQPREGDVWEEALSTDFHSADRHHPSISY, via the exons ATGCGGAGAGTGTCGATCCACACCCTCACCTCCCGGTTTAAATTTAATTCATTCCCATGTGTTTATCACCTAGTAGCAAACCGTTTTGCTGTGTATTGGGTTACAGAGATGAAAAAGATGATCGTTGCCCCCGAAGGATCAGAAGATCTAGCAGAGGAAGCAG TGATTGCCCACAGTCAGTATCAGAATTCCAAAAGAATTTCCATCTTTTTGAGCATGCAAGATGAAATTGACATGGAAGAGATCATCAAGGACATTTTCAGACAAGGTGAAATCTGCTTCATCCCTCGGTACCAATTCCAGAGCAATCACATGGACATGGACATGAGATTAGCATCACCTGAAGAGATCTCTTTACTTCCCCAAACATCCTGGAATATTCATCAGCCTCGTGAGGGAGATGTTTGGGAGGAGGCCTtatccacag ATTTCCACTCGGCTGACAGACACCATCCAAGCATCAGCTACTAA
- the LOC143268073 gene encoding 5-formyltetrahydrofolate cyclo-ligase-like isoform X4 produces the protein MRRVSIHTLTSRFKFNSFPCVYHLVANRFAVYWVTEMKKMIVAPEGSEDLAEEAVIAHSQYQNSKRISIFLSMQDEIDMEEIIKDIFRQGEICFIPRYQFQSNHMDMDMRLASPEEISLLPQTSWNIHQPREGDVWEEALSTGPGEDSPWIF, from the exons ATGCGGAGAGTGTCGATCCACACCCTCACCTCCCGGTTTAAATTTAATTCATTCCCATGTGTTTATCACCTAGTAGCAAACCGTTTTGCTGTGTATTGGGTTACAGAGATGAAAAAGATGATCGTTGCCCCCGAAGGATCAGAAGATCTAGCAGAGGAAGCAG TGATTGCCCACAGTCAGTATCAGAATTCCAAAAGAATTTCCATCTTTTTGAGCATGCAAGATGAAATTGACATGGAAGAGATCATCAAGGACATTTTCAGACAAGGTGAAATCTGCTTCATCCCTCGGTACCAATTCCAGAGCAATCACATGGACATGGACATGAGATTAGCATCACCTGAAGAGATCTCTTTACTTCCCCAAACATCCTGGAATATTCATCAGCCTCGTGAGGGAGATGTTTGGGAGGAGGCCTtatccacag GCCCAGGAGAAGACTCCCCGTGGATCTTTTAA
- the LOC143268073 gene encoding 5-formyltetrahydrofolate cyclo-ligase-like isoform X3 has protein sequence MRRVSIHTLTSRFKFNSFPCVYHLVANRFAVYWVTEMKKMIVAPEGSEDLAEEAVIAHSQYQNSKRISIFLSMQDEIDMEEIIKDIFRQGEICFIPRYQFQSNHMDMDMRLASPEEISLLPQTSWNIHQPREGDVWEEALSTAFQVFCYILLS, from the exons ATGCGGAGAGTGTCGATCCACACCCTCACCTCCCGGTTTAAATTTAATTCATTCCCATGTGTTTATCACCTAGTAGCAAACCGTTTTGCTGTGTATTGGGTTACAGAGATGAAAAAGATGATCGTTGCCCCCGAAGGATCAGAAGATCTAGCAGAGGAAGCAG TGATTGCCCACAGTCAGTATCAGAATTCCAAAAGAATTTCCATCTTTTTGAGCATGCAAGATGAAATTGACATGGAAGAGATCATCAAGGACATTTTCAGACAAGGTGAAATCTGCTTCATCCCTCGGTACCAATTCCAGAGCAATCACATGGACATGGACATGAGATTAGCATCACCTGAAGAGATCTCTTTACTTCCCCAAACATCCTGGAATATTCATCAGCCTCGTGAGGGAGATGTTTGGGAGGAGGCCTtatccacag